A DNA window from Ctenopharyngodon idella isolate HZGC_01 chromosome 10, HZGC01, whole genome shotgun sequence contains the following coding sequences:
- the cand2 gene encoding cullin-associated NEDD8-dissociated protein 2 — MSNVTFYISNLLEKMTSTDKDFRFMAANDLMMELQKDSIKLDEESERKVVTMLLKLLEDKNGEVQNLAVKCLGPLVGKVKECQVETMVDTLCSNMVSNKEQLRDISSMGLKTVIAELPSSSAGLSLTVNVCRKITSQLIGALGMQDDVSIQLEALDILSDMLGRLSTALVSFHQSILTSLLAQLMSPRMAVRKRSIIALGHLVPSCSPTLFTQLTEHLMGELSRGPPTASVRTYIQCLATVSRRGGHRIGEHLEKIVPMVVKFCNVEDDELREFCFQAFEAFFSRCPKEMSPHLPTIIKLCLKYITYDPNYNYDADDDQDDSMDIEEREDEEQESDDEYSDDEDMSWKVRRSSVKCLEAIISSRRDLLVELYGSVGPVLVSRFKEREENVKTDIFSAFVALLRQTRHPHGATLDTEAKEEPAVSLLKKQVPTIVKALHRQLKEKSIRSRQGCFSLLTEMANVLPSQLGEHIPVLIPGIIFSLTDKTTSSNMKIDALSFLNVLLSSHNPEIFHPHINVILPPVIQCVEDPFYKITSEALQVTQQIVKLMRPLDKPIAFDAKPYIKNVFACTSKRLKAADIDQEVKERAIFCMGHILSHLGDQLGADLQPTLQIFLERLKNEITRLIAVKTLTLVASSPLKIDLRPILTEGIPMLGSFLRKNQRALKLNTITALNVMVTKYSDSFKPPMIESILTEVPALIQESDMHISQLAIMLITCMAKVCPSSLSKIGGTILPEVLNLVHSPLLQGGALNSILEFFQVLVATKANNMGYSDLLKALRGPFYDSKSSDSMSVHKQSYYSVAKCVAALSTACPKEASAVVTNLIQDVKNPKSSESVRILSLLCLGEIGRFMNFEGHKELKGVMMEAFSSLNEEVKSAASFALGNICVGNLGEYLPFMLKEIGSQPKRQYLLLHSLKEMITALSAESLKPHVENIWALLFKHCECAEEGTRNIVAECLGKLTLVSPSELLPRLKKQLSSGSPLSRSTVVTAVKFTIVDHPMPIDSLLKGCIGDFLKTLQDPDLNVRRVALVMFNSAAHNKPSLIRGLLTSLLPHLYNETQIRKDLVREVEMGPFKHTVDDGLDVRKAAYECMYTLLDSCLDCLDIFEFLNHVEEGLKDHYDIKMLTFIMLARVSKLCPAAVVQRLDRLVEPLKATCSTKVKAGSVKQEFEKQEELRRSAMRAVAALLSISEVEKSPAMADFANQIRSNAEMATIFESLQGDPLTGAVESMDTS, encoded by the exons ATGTCGAATGTCACCTTTTACATTTCCAATCTATTGGAAAAAATGACATCAACTGACAAAGACTTTCG GTTTATGGCAGCCAATGACCTGATGATGGAGCTCCAGAAGGATTCAATCAAACTGGACGAGGAGAGCGAGAGGAAAGTCGTGACCATGCTGCTCAAACTTCTGGAGGACAAAAATGGAGAAGTGCAGAATCTAGCTGTCAAATG TCTTGGTCCTCTCGTGGGAAAAGTGAAGGAGTGTCAGGTGGAGACGATGGTGGACACTCTCTGTTCCAACATGGTATCCAACAAAGAGCAGCTGAGGGACATTTCCAGCATGGGCTTGAAGACCGTCATCGCTGAACTGCCATCTTCATCTGCTG GTTTGAGCCTCACAGTCAACGTCTGTAGGAAGATCACGTCCCAGCTGATTGGAGCATTGGGAATGCAAGACGACGTGTCCATTCAGCTGGAGGCTTTGGATATTCTCTCCGACATGCTGGGCAG GTTGAGCACTGCTCTGGTGAGCTTCCATCAGTCGATTCTGACCAGTCTCCTCGCCCAGCTCATGAGTCCCCGTATGGCTGTAAGGAAACGCTCTATAATCGCGCTGGGACACCTGGTGCCAAGTTGTAGTCCCACTCTGTTCACTCAGCTCACCGAACACCTCATGGGCGAGCTGTCCCGCGGACCGCCCACAGCCAGCGTCCGCACTTACATCCAGTGCTTGGCCACAGTCAGCAGACGAGGAGGACACAGAATTG GTGAACATCTGGAGAAGATTGTGCCCATGGTGGTGAAGTTTTGTAACGTGGAAGATGATGAGCTACGCGAGTTCTGCTTTCAAgcttttgaagctttttttagCAG ATGTCCAAAGGAAATGTCCCCTCACCTCCCAACAATTATCAAGTTGTGTTTGAAGTACATAACCTATGACCCCAATTACAACTATGATGCTGATGATGACCAGGATGACAGTATGGACATTGAGGAAAGAGAGGATGAAGAGCAGG AGTCTGATGATGAATACAGTGATGATGAGGACATGAGCTGGAAGGTGCGGCGTTCCTCTGTGAAATGTCTGGAGGCGATAATCAGCAGCCGCAGGGATCTGCTGGTGGAGCTCTATGGATCTGTAGGCCCAGTGTTGGTGTCCCGATTCAAAGAACGTGAGGAGAATGTTAAGACTGACATTTTCTCAGCCTTTGTGGCTTTGCTCAGACAGACCAGACACCCTCATGGTGCCACTCTGGACACGGAAGCTAAAGAGGAGCCAGCTGTCTCTCTCTTGAAGAAACAG GTACCGACGATAGTAAAAGCCTTACACCGACAGCTAAAGGAGAAAAGCATAAGAAGTAGGCAAGGTTGCTTCAGTCTCTTGACAGAGATGGCCAATGTACTGCCCAGTCAACTAGGAGAGCACATACCAGTCCTCATTCCAG gTATTATTTTCTCCTTGACAGACAAGACGACCTCTTCAAATATGAAGATTGATGCCCTTTCTTTCCTCAATGTTCTCTTGAGTAGCCACAACCCGGAGATCTTCCACCCACACATTAATGTCATTTTACCACCGGTGATCCAATGTGTCGAAGACCCGTTTTATAAAATCACATCTGAGGCCCTCCAAGTCACCCAGCAGATTGTCAAGCTCATGCGGCCGCTGGACAAGCCCATCGCTTTTGACGCCAAGCCTTACATAAAGAACGTGTTTGCTTGCACCTCGAAGAGGTTGAAGGCAGCTGACATAGACCAAGAAGTGAAAGAAAGAGCCATTTTCTGCATGGGCCACATTTTGAGTCATTTGGGTGACCAGCTTGGTGCTGACCTGCAGCCCACATTGCAGATATTTCTGGAAAGGCTTAAAAATGAAATCACCAGGCTTATCGCAGTGAAGACTTTGACTCTTGTCGCTTCCTCGCCACTTAAAATTGACCTAAGACCCATTTTAACAGAGGGGATACCAATGCTTGGATCCTTCTTGCGGAAAAACCAGCGGGCCCTTAAGCTGAACACCATAACAGCCTTGAATGTGATGGTCACAAAATACAGCGACAGCTTCAAGCCCCCAATGATAGAGTCCATACTGACTGAGGTACCTGCTTTGATTCAAGAGAGTGATATGCATATCTCACAGTTAGCTATAATGCTGATCACGTGTATGGCCAAAGTTTGCCCGTCCTCTTTGAGCAAAATTGGGGGGACGATCTTACCTGAAGTGCTTAACTTAGTCCATTCTCCACTGCTACAAGGAGGTGCTCTAAATTCAATACTTGAGTTCTTCCAGGTTCTTGTAGCAACAAAGGCCAACAACATGGGTTACAGTGACCTTCTGAAAGCCTTGAGAGGGCCTTTCTACGATTCAAAGTCATCGGACTCCATGTCCGTGCATAAACAGTCCTACTACTCCGTGGCCAAATGTGTAGCAGCGTTGTCGACGGCCTGTCCCAAAGAAGCTTCTGCAGTGGTTACCAACCTTATCCAGGATGTAAAGAACCCCAAATCATCCGAGTCGGTGAGGATTCTCTCATTGTTGTGTCTTGGGGAGATTGGACGCTTTATGAACTTCGAAGGGCACAAGGAGCTGAAGGGAGTCATGATGGAAGCCTTCAGTTCTCTGAACGAGGAAGTTAAGTCTGCCGCATCTTTCGCCCTGGGAAACATTTGTGTTGGAAACTTGGGGGAGTATCTGCCATTCATGCTCAAGGAGATCGGCAGCCAACCAAAGAGACAGTACCTGCTTCTGCACTCCCTCAAGGAAATGATCACTGCTCTGTCAGCCGAAAGTCTCAAGCCTCATGTGGAGAACATCTGGGCTCTGCTATTCAAGCACTGTGAATGCGCAGAGGAGGGCACTCGCAATATTGTAGCTGAATGTTTAGGGAAACTCACATTGGTCAGTCCATCTGAACTTCTACCAAGGCTAAAGAAACAGCTGTCCTCAG GGTCTCCTCTTTCCCGCAGTACGGTTGTAACTGCAGTGAAGTTCACTATTGTAGACCACCCTATGCCCATAGACTCACTCCTCAAAGGATGCATTG GTGACTTCCTGAAAACACTCCAGGATCCTGACCTCAATGTTCGGAGAGTGgctttagtcatgtttaattcagctGCCCACAACAAGCCTTCCCTGATCCGTGGACTTCTGACATCACTTCTCCCACATCTATACAATGAGACCCAGATCAGAAAAGACCTTGTTCGAGAG GTAGAGATGGGCCCCTTCAAGCACACAGTAGATGATGGGTTGGATGTCCGTAAGGCGGCGTATGAATGCATGTACACTCTGTTGGACAGCTGCCTGGACTGTTTGGATATCTTTGAGTTTCTGAATCACGTTGAGGAAGGCCTGAAAGACcattatgacattaaa aTGCTGACCTTCATTATGCTCGCCAGAGTTTCTAAACTGTGTCCAGCTGCTGTGGTACAAAGGCTGGACAGATTAGTGGAACCACTGAAAGCTACTTGCTCTACAAAG